The following DNA comes from Cellulomonas soli.
ATGTGCTCGCGCAAGCCGAGCAGCAGCGCCGCGGCCAGGCTGGGGACGGCGAACGTGTCGCCGATGGTCACGCTGTACGGCAGCCGCAGCAGCAGGCCTTGCGTCTGCAGGGTCCGGGTGAGCGCGACGGTCCGCACGTGCTCTTCGGCGGCCTTCCGGTGCGGGCACCACGGCCGGTGCTCGTGCGGCTTGTTCGTCCCCGCGTCCGAGTCGAGCTTGCCGCAGCCCGCGCAGACCCGGAACAGCCCGGCCTGCAGCTCGTTGCCGGCGACCCACCGGGCCCCGCCCAGCGTGGGCAGGCCCATGTTGACCCAACGGAGGTCGACCCGCCGCAGGTAGGTGCAGCCGAGGCCGACGCCCTCGACGAACCAGCGGTCCACGACGTGTGCGGGGTCGATGTCCGCAGCAACGGGGATCTGGAAGCGGGCGCGCTCGCGGACGTCGGTGCGGTCGGTGATCGCAGCCTCGTCGCGCCGAACCTCGGCGGTGACGTGCTCGAGCTCGACGACCTCGTACCGCTGCCCGGTGTCGGCGATCCCGGTGCCGCCGCAGCGGGGGCACGTGGCGACGACCCGCTCGCCACCGTCTTCGCCGACGTCGGTGGCATACCCGCAGGTGGGGCAGAGGCGCCAGGGTCGGACGGCCGAGCCCTCGGTGCCGAGGTCGACCGCGTCGATGCGGATCTCCCAGCCGCTGGCGTAGAACGTGGCGCCGGGGGCGAGCTCGCGGATCGCCTGGCCGGCGCCGCGCCGGAACTCCGCGTGCGACGTCTCGTACTGCTGGGTGTCAGGGTCCATCCAGGAGAACCCGACGTCCAGGGTGACGCCGTCGTCCATGAGCGTGTAGTTCGGGAAGACGCCGTGCTGCTCGAGCACACCGATCCAGTACTCGCCGGTGAGCTCGGCGAGCCGGCCGCGCGTCAACGACCGCGCGGCGCGTGCGGAGCGCAGGGCTTGCTTGTCGTCCTCGGTGACGGCGGGCAGGGCGACGGCGGCCTCCAGGGTGGGCAGCAGCGCGTCGACGGCCGTGAGGCGGTGCCGGAGCATCTCGACGGTGCGCTGCCAGCGACCGCTGGCGTGTGCCAGGTGCGCGGCGAACGGACTGGTCGCCGGCCCGTCCGTCGGGCGCAGCCACGTGCGCAGCCCAGCGACGACGTCCTTCGGTAGATCGGCGGGGAACGTGGCGACGAACCGGTCGACGTGCCCGTCGGGGTCCTGTTCGGCGACGGTCACGAGTGTGCCCAGGTACGTGCCCGGCTCGACCGAGCCGATGGCGGCGGTCGCCGCCCGCGGCTGGGGCACAGAAGTGTCGCGCGCGAGGCCGTCCGCCAGGTGCGCGGTGAGCTGGCGGCGCAGGATCTCGTCGGCCTGCAGGTAGGTGGCCGGTGGGCGGACCTCGCCGTTGATGACCGACAGCGGGTCGCCCAGGCGCGGCAGCTGGTCGCCGCGGCCGGTGACGAACGCGAGGTCCAGCGCATTGCCGGTCAGGCGGCCGGCACGGCCGACACGCTGCAGGTAGGACGCGACGGTGCGCGGCAGCGACGAGAGCATCACCGCGGACAGGTCGCCGATGTCGATGCCCATCTCGAGCGTCGGGGTGGCGACCAGCACGTTCGGGTCCCCCGGCTGCTGCTCGGCCTGTTTGAACGCGTCCTCGTACGCCGCGCGGTCGTCGTCCGTGAGCAGGCTCGTGTGCTCGCGGGCGACGATGCGCCGCATGTCCGGCGAGGCGTACAAGCGGCGATAGAAGCCCGCCTCCAGCGTTGCGCGCCCCAGCGTGCCGGGGCAGCGGACCGAGAAGCAGGGGCGGCCTTCCAGCTGGTCGACCGTGCCGGTGCTGCCCGGGTGGGTCGACTGGCAGACGTCGCAGACGAGGAGGTGGCGCTTCGCAGCCAGGTCCTCGGCTGCGGCGGGCAGCACGAGCACCCGGTCTTGCGGGATGCCGTAGACCCGCGCACCGGTGGTCGACGTCTCCTCGCTGAGCACCCCGTCGCGCGCGAGGCGTTCGACCAGCAGCTTGGCGAGCGCGCCGCCGTCGCGCGGGGTGACACCCAGCACCCGCCCGCTCCACCGGGCGAACCACGACTGGGCGTGCGTGACCGGCTCCAGGCCGGTGGGCTTGTCGAGTGTCGGACCGATGCGCGGGTACCCGGGGGCGGCCCGGCCCGCGGGGAACGCCGGCATCCCCTCGTGTCGGGGACGTCCGCCCCAGATCGACCAGCGCGCGCCGTCGTCCTGCCGGTACCGGCGGAACCACGGGTGGTCGATCGCGCCTTGCGTCCGCATGCGCTCCAGCAGCCCGCGCGCCCACGCCACGAGGGTCGCGTCGTCTGGCACACCGCCCTTGCCGTCGAGCGCGCCCTGGAACGCGAACCCCTCGAGCACCGAGCGCCCGGCGGCAGCAAGGTACGCGGGTGAACCCGCCTGCACCTCGACTGCGAGAGAGCCCGTGAGCTCCAGCGTGCGGCCGACGCGAGAGCTGAGACCCACCTCGAGCGCTGTGTCGAGCTCGAGCCGGCGCCGGACCCGCCTGCGCACACCGGCGGGCGCTGCCCGCAGCCGGGGCTCCTGCCAGAACGGTGCGAAGCTCTCCCGGTCCGCGAGGTCGGTGGGCAGCAGTCGGTGACGGGCGAACGCGTCGTCGCCGGCCTGCTCCAGCAGCCGACTCACCAGCTCGTCGAGGGTCACCGCCCCGTCCTCGACCGCCGCGCGCACCGCGGCCCGGAATGTCACCGTGTGCGAGCGCGCCTGCACGAAGCCCGCACGGTGCGCGGCGTCCTGCACCGAGTCGGTGAACACCAGCGCCCGCTTCTCGCGCGCGTCCAGGGTCGCCGAGCCGAACATGGTGGACAGGGTCACCGAGAGCAGCGTGGCGATCGCCGAGCCCAGGAACCGGATGCCGTCGATCTGCCCGCACGACGGGCAGACCTCGTCCTTGGCCTGCTTGTCCGCGTCGACGTCGCCCGTGCCGACCGCCAGCACCGGCAGTACCCATCCGTCGCGCAGGTCGCCGTCGTCATCCCCGGGCGGGGCGGCGAGCAGCTCGCGGTTGCGCACGTGGAACCATTGCAGCCCCTCGACGGGCCTGCCCCGCAGCTCGGCGTCGTCGGCCTCCGCCGGGGCGTGCAGCAGCGCCCGCGTGCGGCCCGTGCGCGTGCTGTGCTCCCGGCGGATCGTCTCGTCGTCACCGGCCAGGCCGCGGCCCACGGGGTTGAGCAGCACCATCCACCCCGACCGCCCGCAGTGCCGGCAGTAGACCGCCGGGAAAGCGGGGCGCAGCGTGTCCGTGGCCGACTCCGCCACGACGGGCCCGTCGTCGCCCCAGCGGAACTCCGTGCGGGCGTCCGCCGCCCTGTCGATGCGGGTCAGCTCGCGCACCCACAGGTGCACCTCCGTCGAGACGGCGTCGCGCCCCGCGACCGAGCGCACGTGCCCGAGCATGGCCACGACGTCCGCGACGACCGCCTCCCACACTGCCGGCTCGAGCGTCGACGCAGCGGAGACCTCGGCCGCAAGGTCGGCCAGCGCCACCGCGTCACCGCTCGCGCGGACGAGCGCCGCGACCAGCGGGTGCGCTCGGGTGAGTGTCAGCAGCGCTGCCGGCGCCTGTCCAGAGGGGGCGACGGCTTCAGCGACGTCCCCTTCGTACAGGTGCGTCAGCACGACCCGCGCCAGGTCGGCACCTGCAGGGTCGGGCCCGAGGTCGTCCACGGCGGCTCGCAGCTCCGCCGCTCGCCGTCCGTCGACGTCCACGGGTGTGACGCCCAGTGCTGCGGCGCGCTCGCGGGCGTCGCCCACCCAGGCGTCGAGCGGCAGACGGGTCTCGGTGATCACGGCGTCGTCGGCGAACGGTTCGCCGAACACTGTCTCGGCGAACGCGCACATCACGGCCGGGTCGCCCTGCGCCCCGAGCGTCGCCGAGGTGGCCACGGGCGTGACGCGGCCCAGGGGTCGCGCACGGTCTGCCTCGCTGACGGGTGCGTCGTCAGGCCAGTGGCTGCGCAGCACCAGCCCGAGGCGGCGCAGCAGCATGGCGACGTCGGTGCCTTGCGCACCGTCGTAGGTGTGGAACTCGTCAAGTACCAGGTACTGCAGGCTCAGCGCCGAGCGCCGCCATAGGTTCTGGTCCTCCTGCCGCAGCAGCAGCTGGTCGAGCATCTTGTAGTTGGTGAGCAGGATGTCCGGCGGGTCGTCCCGGATCACCGCGCGGTCGGTGATGAGCCCTTCGGCCGTGACGCGCGTGCGCGGCTTCCCCTTCTCCCCGACGTACAGCGCCGCGGTGATGCCGGACAGCTCGGCGTGCGTGGTCAGGATCCGCGCGAGGCGCTGGGCCTGGTCGTTGGCCAGCGCGTTCATCGGGTACAGCAGCAGCGCCTTGGTGCCCTGGACCCCTTGCCGCCGTGCCCGCCGCACGTGGTCGAGGATCGGGAAGAGGAACGCTTCCGTCTTGCCCGACCCGGTGCCCGTGGTCACCAGTGTCGGCGACGGTCGCCGGTCCACCCCGTCCCGGATCGATGCCAGTCGCGCGAACGCCTCGGCCTGGTGCCCGTACGGGTGCGGCCCGCCGTACCACTCCAGCACCTCGCGCGGGTCTCGTTCGGCCGGCCGGAACGGCAGCCGCAGCCGCACGTACGGACCCTTGAACATGCCCGTCTCGGGGTCGGCGAGGAATCGGTCGAGGCCCGCGCGCGCGTCCGCGTCGGCCAGCGCGAACGTCGTGGTGAGGAAGTCCACGAGGCTCGTGCGGATCGACCCCGCCTGCACGGTGGGCAGCAGCTCGCTCATGCCAGCACGTCCCGCAGGTCGGCCAGGCTGTCGCCCGCCTCGGTTCGCCAGAAGATCCAGCCGTTCACCGGGTAGTGGCAGACGGCGACTGCGGCGCTGGACGGTGAGGGGTGCACGTGACCGTCCTCGGCGCGCAGGCGTCCGTCGACCGTCAACTCGACCGTGACCTTCTGGCCGTGGAACCAGCCGACCAGACGGGTTCCGGCCGGGAGAAGTCCTGCGTCGACGAGATCGACGACACGCGTCGTGCTGGTCACTCGCGTGCGGCGGTGGGATGGCAGGTCGTTCTCGTCATTCAGGTCGTGCTCCGTCGCGGGCAGCCGCTGGAGGACGACGCGTTCGGCCACCGTGTCGACGGCTGCGGCCTCCCAGCCGGCGTCGACGATCGCCCGGCACAGCGCCGAGCCCGCGTACCCGCGCCAGTGCTGGGAGTACGTCCGCGCTGACGGTGGCAAGGGCGCACCGAGGACGTCCTCGACCTGGTCGAACGACAGGCTCACCACGTCGGAGCCCTGCTCGTTCAGCCAGGCGCCGAACGCCTCGTACGCGCCCGGCACGTTGCGGACGTGCCCCGCGCCCGCCGATGCAGCCTCGTTCTCGGCGGCCGCGCCCAGGTCGAGCGCGTCGTCAGGGGCTGAAGCCTCCTGCTCCTCCGGCTCCACTCGTTCGCCGGGGTCGACGTGCCTGCCCTCGGCGGGGCCCGGCCAGATGCGCAGCACGTCGTGCACCAGGAGGGCGGTGCGGCTGTCGATGTCGGCGTCCGTCCACGCGTGCTCGTGCCGTGCCACAAGACTGGCGCTGAGCTTGAGCTGGGCGTGCTCGAGCAGGTAGGTGCGCTTGCCGGTCGTGCCGAGGCCGCGCAACTGCGCTTCGTCGTCGCGCCACGGGCGGTTCGAGAGCGTGGGGTTGAGCCGGCCGCTGACGAGCGTGAGGTTGCCCAGCTGGTGCAGCCGCTCGTCGCGCTCGGCGACCAGGTCCGGGTCGTCGTCGAGGACGGCGGACCAGTGCTCGCGCCACGCCTGTGGCAGGACGTGCTCGATGGTGAGGTTGCGCGGGCACGGCAGTCCCTCGCCGAGCGGCCCGCGATGGTGGTCCTCCAGCGCCTCGAGGATCATCCGCATCCGCGGCCGCGTCAGCGTCCGGTACACGGGCGCGTCGAGCAGCGTCCCGGTGAGCGTGGCGTCGTCCGGCCAGACCCGCGAGGCGGAGGTCTGCTGCTCGAGGTAGGCGACGAGCACGTCGCCGGCGGTGGCGGTCGGCGCGTCACGCAGCACCCGCAGGATGGCCAGGATGACGTTGTTGAGGTCCTTGCTGGTGGCGCGCACCAGGGCGCGCCGGACCAGCCAGCTCTCCAACGCACGCAGGGCGGTGTCGCGCTGCGCGACCGGCAGGTCCGCGGGGCTCTGCCGCATGAGCCAGAGCAGCACGGGGGAGACGACGGCCAGGTCCAGCGTCTGCACCACCCGGTACCGGAAGAGCGCGGGCACGCTGCCGTCCGGCAGGTCGTCGAGGTCGGCGTAGACGTGCGCGTCGTGCGCGATCTCCTCGAGGATCGGCACGAGGTCGACGTCGGGCGTAGCGAGCACCCGGTCGCGGAAGGTGGCGAACACCTGGTCGGTGGGCACCTCCTGCACCAGCCGCATGGTGAGCCAGTGGTGGAAGAAGACGTCGAGGCGGGGGCGGAGCCGGCGGCCCTGCGTCTGCTGCTGGCGCCATTGGTCGGAGTCGAACTCCCGCCACAGCCGCCGGTACAGGTCCAGGACGTCGAGCCGGCGCTGCTCGGCGACCTGGAACACGAGGTTCTTGATG
Coding sequences within:
- a CDS encoding DEAD/DEAH box helicase — its product is MSELLPTVQAGSIRTSLVDFLTTTFALADADARAGLDRFLADPETGMFKGPYVRLRLPFRPAERDPREVLEWYGGPHPYGHQAEAFARLASIRDGVDRRPSPTLVTTGTGSGKTEAFLFPILDHVRRARRQGVQGTKALLLYPMNALANDQAQRLARILTTHAELSGITAALYVGEKGKPRTRVTAEGLITDRAVIRDDPPDILLTNYKMLDQLLLRQEDQNLWRRSALSLQYLVLDEFHTYDGAQGTDVAMLLRRLGLVLRSHWPDDAPVSEADRARPLGRVTPVATSATLGAQGDPAVMCAFAETVFGEPFADDAVITETRLPLDAWVGDARERAAALGVTPVDVDGRRAAELRAAVDDLGPDPAGADLARVVLTHLYEGDVAEAVAPSGQAPAALLTLTRAHPLVAALVRASGDAVALADLAAEVSAASTLEPAVWEAVVADVVAMLGHVRSVAGRDAVSTEVHLWVRELTRIDRAADARTEFRWGDDGPVVAESATDTLRPAFPAVYCRHCGRSGWMVLLNPVGRGLAGDDETIRREHSTRTGRTRALLHAPAEADDAELRGRPVEGLQWFHVRNRELLAAPPGDDDGDLRDGWVLPVLAVGTGDVDADKQAKDEVCPSCGQIDGIRFLGSAIATLLSVTLSTMFGSATLDAREKRALVFTDSVQDAAHRAGFVQARSHTVTFRAAVRAAVEDGAVTLDELVSRLLEQAGDDAFARHRLLPTDLADRESFAPFWQEPRLRAAPAGVRRRVRRRLELDTALEVGLSSRVGRTLELTGSLAVEVQAGSPAYLAAAGRSVLEGFAFQGALDGKGGVPDDATLVAWARGLLERMRTQGAIDHPWFRRYRQDDGARWSIWGGRPRHEGMPAFPAGRAAPGYPRIGPTLDKPTGLEPVTHAQSWFARWSGRVLGVTPRDGGALAKLLVERLARDGVLSEETSTTGARVYGIPQDRVLVLPAAAEDLAAKRHLLVCDVCQSTHPGSTGTVDQLEGRPCFSVRCPGTLGRATLEAGFYRRLYASPDMRRIVAREHTSLLTDDDRAAYEDAFKQAEQQPGDPNVLVATPTLEMGIDIGDLSAVMLSSLPRTVASYLQRVGRAGRLTGNALDLAFVTGRGDQLPRLGDPLSVINGEVRPPATYLQADEILRRQLTAHLADGLARDTSVPQPRAATAAIGSVEPGTYLGTLVTVAEQDPDGHVDRFVATFPADLPKDVVAGLRTWLRPTDGPATSPFAAHLAHASGRWQRTVEMLRHRLTAVDALLPTLEAAVALPAVTEDDKQALRSARAARSLTRGRLAELTGEYWIGVLEQHGVFPNYTLMDDGVTLDVGFSWMDPDTQQYETSHAEFRRGAGQAIRELAPGATFYASGWEIRIDAVDLGTEGSAVRPWRLCPTCGYATDVGEDGGERVVATCPRCGGTGIADTGQRYEVVELEHVTAEVRRDEAAITDRTDVRERARFQIPVAADIDPAHVVDRWFVEGVGLGCTYLRRVDLRWVNMGLPTLGGARWVAGNELQAGLFRVCAGCGKLDSDAGTNKPHEHRPWCPHRKAAEEHVRTVALTRTLQTQGLLLRLPYSVTIGDTFAVPSLAAALLLGLREHIGGHPDHLAVHVVKDPDATDGSDVHDAVLVHDVVPGGTGYLAELADPEHLHRLLSVAWQTVRDCECRFENRLACHRCLLPFALSGHVQKVSRASAERHLQRLLAVPDGGTADPSAWPITRDAPTQTATGDSVLEQELYRRLLERLGPKGLGLKITEVPGPRGNAARLTGGGREWVLAPQVDILGSRPDFVLSTAGVPQTAIFADGRAYHASAAHNRLADDSAKRERLRLAGHRVVAVTAGDLATAGPPTPDWYTAETTSRLIAASSTQASMSAYQDLGRSVIDQIVAWVADPSAADRRQVARGVPYYLLGGTGPGTGVVPTPPDIDLTQVAVDALTDAPPPTEPSARFVFVTRKGALACAVEHADAVTRVAVVLDDRAEAIDEAHADSWRRWLQLSNALDLRDWPTTITTVTAWQAAQATTGTVVPVEEPAPPATDDLPEEWRAAGELATPVERSVLAQLARQHVPVPVVGAEGPDGIVLDVAWPHAHVTLAVNPMSEEDRIDLRAAGWQVLDPRDIAAVVAAIGSPTREAGA
- a CDS encoding GmrSD restriction endonuclease domain-containing protein, whose amino-acid sequence is MKANARTPAEIFGNSVRYVVPLFQRPYVWERDTQWEPLWEDVRTLAERVLAAPAVAFGPVQVSPHFLGAVVVDQQTVPTGFIDVRHVIDGQQRLTTLQLLLDAVQGVVAEHGIEQDAAGLHSLVLNNSALVGRPDEVFKVWPTDRDQTAFVAAMRRTADGDGLGGALIVHAHRYFAASTLAWAQAEGTEHTGARLHALTQALAQHLRLVVIDLEPGDNAQVIFETLNHRGSPLLAADLIKNLVFQVAEQRRLDVLDLYRRLWREFDSDQWRQQQTQGRRLRPRLDVFFHHWLTMRLVQEVPTDQVFATFRDRVLATPDVDLVPILEEIAHDAHVYADLDDLPDGSVPALFRYRVVQTLDLAVVSPVLLWLMRQSPADLPVAQRDTALRALESWLVRRALVRATSKDLNNVILAILRVLRDAPTATAGDVLVAYLEQQTSASRVWPDDATLTGTLLDAPVYRTLTRPRMRMILEALEDHHRGPLGEGLPCPRNLTIEHVLPQAWREHWSAVLDDDPDLVAERDERLHQLGNLTLVSGRLNPTLSNRPWRDDEAQLRGLGTTGKRTYLLEHAQLKLSASLVARHEHAWTDADIDSRTALLVHDVLRIWPGPAEGRHVDPGERVEPEEQEASAPDDALDLGAAAENEAASAGAGHVRNVPGAYEAFGAWLNEQGSDVVSLSFDQVEDVLGAPLPPSARTYSQHWRGYAGSALCRAIVDAGWEAAAVDTVAERVVLQRLPATEHDLNDENDLPSHRRTRVTSTTRVVDLVDAGLLPAGTRLVGWFHGQKVTVELTVDGRLRAEDGHVHPSPSSAAVAVCHYPVNGWIFWRTEAGDSLADLRDVLA